The region AACGTCTGCTGGACGCCCATGAGCGCCTGCCGGTGTCGCTGCAGAGCGCCTGGCCGCTGGTGCTGGCCGGCGGGCGAGGCTGGAGCAATGCTCGTCTGCTCGAACGGCTGCAGGCCGCCGAGGCCTCCGGCCGCGTTCGGCGACTCGGCTATGTGGCCGAAGATGACCTGCCGGCCCTGTACGCGGGGGCCCGGGCGTTTGCGCTGCCCTCGCTGTACGAGGGTTTCGGTCTGCCACTGCTGGAGGCGATGGCGTCCGGCATTCCTGCATTGGCATCCGACCGTGGTTCTCTGCCCGAGGTGGCAGGCGACGGCGCACTACTGGTTGACGCGCTTGATGTGACGGCCATGAGCGTCGCGCTCGAACGATTGCTGACCGATGCGCCGCTGCGCGCACGTCTTGTGGCTGCGGCGCGCGCGCGCGCGGCGACCTATACCTGGGCGCGCTGTGTCAGCGAGACACGGAATGCATACCGCCGCTGTCCGTGGTGAACCTCGCGAAGCTGGAGTAGATAGCGCGCAGGGAATCCTCTATCGGCGTTCGCGGTTGCCAGCCGGTTGCGTTGCTCAGCCGCGCATGACTGGCGACAACCCGGCGCTGTTCGGCCGGGCGCAGACGCGCCGGGTCCTGACGGACCTCTACCGTGACACCGGCAATGGCGATCAGACGGTCTAGCAGGTCGCGCACCCGGTATTCGTGACCCGAGCAGATGTTGTAGATGCCTCCGCGCACGCCGTGCGCTAGCAGGTCCAGATAGGCCTCGGCCACATCGGCCACATCGGTGAAATCCCGTGTCACGTCGATGTCCCCGACCTCCAGCACCGGCGCCAGCTCTCCGCGGGCGATCGCGGCCAGTTGTGAAGCAAAAGACGGCAGCGCGAAACCGGTGCTCTGGCCAGCGCCAACATGATTAAACGGTCGCGCCATCATGATCCGGTAGCGGCTGCTGATGGCGCGCTGGAAGCACAGCGCCTCGGCGGCAACCTTGCTGACTGCGTACGGGTTGCGCGGATGTAACGGCGTGTCCTCGGTGATCGGGAATGCGGCCGGGTCGACCAGGCCATACATGTCGCCCGAACCGACGAACAGCAGGGCGCCGTCGAATCCGCAGGCATCGAGAGCATTGAGCAACGCTTCTGTCCCGTGGTAATTGACCCGGAACGTGGCGGCGGGATCCTCGAAAGAGGCCGCGACATTGCTCTGGGCGGCCAGGTGCAGCACGGCGTCCGGGGCCAGTCGGCGGATTTCCGCCTCCAGTGCCCGATTGTCCAGCACATCGACCACAGAAGGCAGGGCCAGCCAGTCGGCGCTACGGCCGGCCTGCAGTTGCCTGACTACATGACCGGCGACAAAACCCCGACCTCCCGTTATCATTAACCGCATTTTTTACTCCGGTCTCTGGTTGATGGCCGGGGTATTGTGCCCGAAGTGCGCCCTCCGCGTGAGGATCACCGTGCCGGGTTTCAGCAAGCCAAGCCAAAGGACGCGGGTGTCTACCGCGAGTCGAATATGAGCAAACGAGCACTCATCACTGGTCTGACCGGCCAGGATGGCGCCTACCTGGCGCAACTTCTGTTGAACAAGGGTTACGAAGTCTACGGGATCATTGCCCGCCGCAGTACGCCGACAGTCTGGCGGCTGGACGAGCTGGGCATTCGCGAAGAAATCCGGTTCATCGAGGCCGATCTGGCCGATGCTGCGTCGCTGATCCGCGCCGTCCAGCAGAGTCAGCCGGACGAAATCTACAACCTTGGTGCACAGAGCTTCGTCGGCACCTCGTGGAACCAGCCGCTGGTCACCGCCGACATCGATGCGCTCGGTGTGACGCGACTGCTCGAAGCGATCCGCCTGGTCAAGCCGGACGCGCGGTTCTACCAGGCATCGACCAGCGAAATGTTCGGTTTGATCCAGGCCGAGCGGCAGAGCGAGACGACGCCGTTCTACCCGCGCAGCCCGTATGGCGTGGCCAAGCTGTATGGTCACTGGATCACCGTCAACTACCGCGAGAGCTTCAAGCTCCATGCCTCCAGCGGCATCCTGTTCAACCACGAGTCGCCGCTGCGCGGCATCGAATTCGTGACGCGCAAGGTGACTGACGCCGTCGCGCGCATCAAGTTCGGCAAGCAGAAGGAACTGCGCCTCGGCAATATCGACGCCAGGCGCGACTGGGGTTTTGCCGGAGATTATGTTGAAGCCATGTGGCTGATGCTGCAACAGGACACACCGGACGATTACGTCGTTGCCACCGGTGTGACGACCACCGTGCGCACGATGTGCGAAATTGCTTTCCGCCATGTGGGGCTGAACCCCGACGACCATATCGTCATCGACCCGGCTTTCTTCCGCCCGGCCGAGGTGGACGTGCTGCTCGGCAACCCGGACAAGGCGCGCGCCAAACTGGGCTGGACGCCGAAGACCTCGCTCGAACAACTGATCACCATGATGGTCGAGGCCGACCTGCGCCGTGTCGGGAAAGAATAAACGTCGCGCATCGGGCGGGGTTCCCCCGCCTGCTCCGCCCTCTCGGCGGCTTTTCCGTACCGCTTCTCCCCTGAAACTGTCCGCGGTCGACTATCGCGGGCAGAGGACCGAATGAAACTGATCCATTCCCTCTGGCAATTTCGAGGCTTCGTGCTTGGCAGCGTCAAGCGGGATATCCACGCGCGTTATCTGGGGACCCTGCTCGGCGCGACCTGGATTGTCATCCAGCCGCTGATGATGATCCTCGTCTACACACTGATTTTCTCCAAAGTCATGCACAGCCGGCTACCCGGCGTGGGGGGCGACTTCGCCTATAGCATCCACCTGTGCGCGGGTCTGCTGCCGTGGCTGTATTTTTCCGAAACCCTGCTGCGCTGTCAGACGATCTTTATCGACAATGCCAACCTGATGAAGAAGAGCAGTTTCCCGAACATCTGCTTGCCTGTCATCACTGTTCTGATCACCTCGTTCAATTTTGCGGTGATTTTCAGTCTTTTCCTGGTGTTTTTGCTGCTGATCGGTCATTTTCCAGGGTGGGTGATTCTGGCCATCCTGCCGGTCATTGTGCTGCAGACGCTGCTGGCGCTGGGGCTGGGCCTTCTGTGCGCGACGCTGAACGTGTTTTTCCGCGACGTGGGCCAACTGGTCGGTGCCGTGTTGCAGTTCGGCTTCTGGTTGACTCCGATCATCTACCCGATTTCTGTGCTGCCAGTGTGGACGCACCGCTGGATCATGCTGAACCCGCTGGTCGGCGTCTTCAACTTCTACCAGACCATTTTCGTGGAGCAGCGCATACCGCCGCTCGATGGTCTGCTATCTGCAGCGATCTGGACCTCGTTTTCCCTGGTGATCGGCCTGTGGGTTTACCGTCGCCATCAACGTGAAATGGTGGATGAACTATGAATCCGGTGATCGAAGTCAACGGACTCAGCAAGGCCTACAAGAACTACCCGGGCAAATGGAGCCGACTGCGCGAATGGCTGTCCCCGCGCGGGCAGCCGCGCCACCGGCTGAGCTGGGTGCTTCATGGCCTGAGCTTCAGTGTGGCGGCCGGCGAGTCGGTCGGCATTGTGGGCCAGAATGGTGCCGGCAAGAGCACCCTGCTCAAACTGCTGACTGGGACGTCCTTTCCCACCGCTGGTCAGGTCCGGGTCAATGGCCAGCTATCGGCATTGCTGGAACTGGGAATGGGATTTCACCCGGATTTCACCGGTCGTCAGAATGTCTACATGACCGGCCAGTTGATGGGACGGACCAGCGGCCAGATCGACGGTGCGCTGGCCGGGATCGAGGCGTTTGCCGAAATTGGCGATTATTTCGACCGTCCTGTTCGCACATATTCCAGTGGCATGCAAGTGCGGCTGGCGTTCAGCGTTGCGACAGCGTTTCGGCCCGATATCCTGATTGTCGATGAGGCGCTGGCAGTCGGGGATGTTTATTTTCAACACAAGTGTTTCGGCCGAATTCGCGCTTTTCGCGAACAAGGCACGACACTGCTGTTCGTCTCCCACGACCCGGGGGCTGTCAAGAGCTTGTGTGATCGTGCCATTCTGCTGAATGGTGGCCGCATTGTTCTTGACGACAAGCCGGATATCGTGCTTGACCACTACAACGCGCTGATCGCCGAGCGCGAGGCAGACCATCACCGCGCGAATGCGCGCGAGACGCCTCTGCATCTGCGTTCGGGCAACCGCAAGGCGGAGATCAACGGTGTCGTACTGCAGCATGGCGACGAGGAACGCCAGATTTTCCGCGTCGGCGAGGCGGCACAACTGCGCGTGCGCTATCAGGTTCACGAGCAACTGGCCGACCTGACGTTTGGCATCCTGATCAAGGATCGCCTCGGCAATGACATCTTCGGCACCAACACTTGGCACCTTGGCTATTCCGAGCCCCTGGGAACGCAGCCGGGTCATGAGCAGGAACTGGTGCTGAACATCCCGTCGCTTGCCCTCGGCGTCGGTAGTTACAGTGTGACACTGGCGTTGCACAGCCATGCGACCCACTTGCAGGACAGCTACGACTGGTGGGAAAAATGCCTGGTGTTCGAAGTGGTTCGGGGGTCACACCCCGAGTTCATCGGCACCAGCCCTCTGGTCATCGAGCCTCACCTTAGCCCCCGAAACTGAGCCATGCTGCAAGACAATAACCCGGAAATTGACCTGCAGGTGCTGGAAGCCCGGCTGTCCCGCGATATACAGACACGTCGTCGTGACAGCCTGATGCAGGCCACACCACTGGCGGTGGCGCCCGTCGGAAAACCGTCGCTGCGCCAGCGTCTGCAACGTTATCCACTGCTGGTGCGCATCGTGCGTGCCACACGGCGCACGATGCAGGCCCTGACCCTGCATGGGCTGCCTTTCCGCGAACGCGTGCGAATGCTGCCGCTGGTCGGCCGAGCAGCGCGCTGGACCTTCGTGCTGCTGCAGTTGCCACGCTTCCGCGACATCACACTGGGCAAGCTGCAGGTGCATGACGATCTGTTCCGGCAGCATACTGAAGCCATTCGTTCGTCTCAGGCGCACCTGCAGAGCCTGCAGGACGCGAACAATGACATGTCCGCCGCGCTGCTGAACATGGAGCGGCAGCAGCGGGCCTGGCGTTGCACGCAGGAAAACCGCATTGCATCTCTCCAGCAGCAATTGCGTGAAGCCGAGCAACTGCTGCTGCGCGGGGCCGATGAATGCGCTGCTCCTTTGCCGCGCGACACTGTCGAGACGGCACTGCTTGACAGCTACTATGTGGCTTTCGAGGACGCTTTCCGCGGCAGCCGCGAGGAGATCAAGGCCCGGCAGACCGTGTACCTGCCGGTCTTGCGCGAGCGCGCCGGTGGCCAGGCTGACTGGAGCGTGCTCGACATCGGTTGTGGCCGGGGCGAGTGGCTGGAGCTGCTGACCGAGAACGGCATTGCCTGCCGGGGCATCGATCTCAACCAACGGATGGCCGAGCAATGCCGGCAGCACGGGCTGGACGTCACTCATGGCGATGCGATCTCCTACCTGAACAGCCTGCCTGCCGGCAGCCTGGGCGCGGTGACCGGTTTTCATCTCATTGAACACATCCCGTTTGAGGTGCTGTTGCAGCTGTTCGACGCTGCGCTGCGCGCATTGCGCCCGGACGGACTGGTGATTTTCGAAACGCCAAACCCCGAAAACGTGATTGTGGGTTCTTGCTCGTTCTACAACGACTCGACCCATCTGAACCCCATTCCCCCGCTGGTGCTCGAATTCCTCGCTCAGCATCGCGGCTACGCACGTACCGAGATCCGCCGCCTGCACCCGGTTGATGCCGAATGGCATGTCAAGGACGGCAGCAGTGAGCTGGCCCAGCGTTTCAACCACCTGATGTACGGTCCTCAGGACTACGCGCTTATCGCCTGGAAACGACATGCAGATTGACGCCATCCACCAGTTCAGCCACAGCTGTGCACCCGGCGACGGGGTGACCAATGGCTTGTTGTTCACCCGCAAGCTGTTGCGTTCCCTCGGATTCCGGTCGGAAATCTACTGCGTTACCGTCCATGACGCCCTCAAACACGATCTCCGCTCGTTCCGCGACTATCCGGTCGGCGAGGACCGCCAGGCGCTGCTCGTCCATCACAGTCTCGGCCATGACGATGCGGCCTGGATCGAGGCGCGCACTGAGCCGAAAATCCTCGTTTACCATAACATCACCCCGGCGGAATTCTTCCCGGAGGGCAGCTATCTGCACCGCTACTGCACCCTCGGCCGACAGCAGTTGCGCGACTGGGCGCCGCAGTGCATCGGTGCCATCGGGGATTCGGACTTCAATTCCGATGAGCTGCGCGACAGCGGATACGGCAATGCGGTCACCATTCCTATGCTGGTCGATATTGACCGGGTACTGGCGGCACCCTGCGATGTGCGTATCGAAGCCCGGCACGCCGACACATTCAACGTGCTGTTTATCGGACGCATCTGCGAGAACAAGGGCCAGCTCGACCTGCTGGAAGCTTTTGCCGAGCTGCTGCACTTCATTGATCGTCCGGCGCGGCTGATGATCGTTGGTGGCACGACCAGCGAGGACTACCGCGCGCGACTGGATGCACGGATCGCCGAGCTCGGACTCGGCGATTATATCGACATGCCGGGCAAGGTGCCGGCTGACGCCCTGATCGGCTACTACCGTGCCGCCGACGTGTTCGTGTCCATGAGTGAGCACGAAGGCTTCGGCATGCCGCTGATCGAGGCCATGCTGCACGACGTCCCGGTGGTAGCCTACAACAGCAGCAATATCGGCAATACGCTGGGTGAGGGCGGCCTGCTGCTGGACAGCAAGGACCCGCGCCGGATCGGTGCGCTGCTGAACCTGATTTCCAGCCAGCCGGCGCTGCGCCGCCGTATCATCGCCGCGCAGCGGCGCAATCTCGAACGCTTCCGCGCCGACGTCGTCCGCCGGCAACTGGCCGATTACCTTGGCTCGCTGGATATCGGGGTGCCGCTGGCGCCGGTCGACATGCCGCGTAACGACCTGCTGGCCTGGCAGGTCGAAGGCCCGTTCGATAGTGATTACAGCCTGGCCATCGTCAACCGTGAACTCGCGCGCGCACTGCGTGATCTCGGCGAGAACGTTGCATTGTTTTCGACCGAGGGTGGTGGGGATTTTGCGCCGGATGCCGGCTTTCTGGCCGCTCATCCCGACATTGCTGCACTGTCGCAGCGCAGCGCGTCACACCCGCAACTGGATACCGTACTGCGTTTCTGCTACCCGCCGCGTACGAACCGGATGAGGGGGCGGGTCAATGCCTTCCACTGCTATGGGTGGGAAGAAAGCGCGTTTCCGGCCGACCATGCGGCCCGCTTCAACCATGATCTCGACCTGATCACCGTGCTGTCGCGGGAAGTGGAAAAAATTCTGCGCGACAATGGCGTAAGCACGCCGATCGCCGTGGTCGGGGCCGGCGTCGACCATATACTCGCGGCGCCGGTGGCCAGCACTGGCGTGCCGGGACGCGGCTTCCGCTTCCTGCACGTGTCGTCCTGTTTCCCGCGCAAGGGGGTGGATGTGCTGCTGCGCGCATGGGGCAAGGCATTCCGTGCCGGGGACGATGTCAGCCTGATCATCAAGACCTTCCCCAATCCGCACAACACGGTCGCCAGCCAGCTGGAACGTTTGCGGGCAGCCGATCCTGACTACCCGGACGTTGTCCTGATCGAGCGCGATCTGCCGCAGGCCGAGCTGAACGCGCTGTACCGAGGCTGCGACGCCTTTGTCGCGCCGGGACGCGGTGAAGGACTGGGCATGCCGATGGCTGAAGCCATGCTGTTCGATCTGCCGGTCATCACGACCAACTGGGGCGGGCAGACTGACTTTTGCACCGAGGAAACGGCCTGGCTGGTCGATTACCGTTTCGCGCCGGCACAGACGCATCTCGGGCTGTCGAATTCGGTCTGGGCGGAGCCGGACCTTGCGCATCTGACCGCCAGGCTGCGTGAAGTGCGCCAGACGAGCCCGGCTGGGCTGACCCGCCGGACGGCGGCCGCCCGCCTGAAAATCGAGCGTGACTATACCTGGCGCGGTGTGGCTGAACGGACCCGCGCAGCAGTGGCCGCACTGGAGGCGCAGCCGCTGCTGCGCCCGGAACCGAAAATCGGCTGGGTCAGCACCTGGCACAGCCGCTGCGGTATTGCCATCTATGCCGAACGTCTTGCCTGCCGTATCCCGGCCGACCGGCTGGTCGTGCTTGCCAACCGCGACGCCGAAGTGGAGAGCCCGGACGCGCCAAACGTCCACCGCTGTTGGTCTGCTGCCGACAAGTCCGCCGGGAGCCTGGATGCGCTGTATGACACTATCGTTGCCCAGGGTCTGGGGGCGGTTGTCATCCAGTTCAACTTCTCGTTCTTCGGCCTGCCTGCGCTGGCCAGATTGGTCGAGCGGCTGAAAGCACGCGCGATCGGTGTGCACCTGTTCTTCCACTCGACGGCTGACGTCCATCATGGTGCCGAACTGAAGACCCTGACGGATATTGCTCCCGCGCTGGCCACCGCCGACCGATTGTACGTTCACGGCGTGGATGACCTGAACCGGCTCAAGACCTTCGGTCATGTACGCAATGTCGTTCTGTTCCCGCATGGCGTGGGGGCGGCGCCCGTACCGGCTGTACGCCCGGCCGTGCTGGCCGGCAAGCGCGTGCTGGCCAGTTACGGCTTTCTGTTGCCACACAAGGGCATACAGGCGCTAATTCATGCATTTGCCATGCTTGCCGAGCGCCAGTCCGATCTGTACTTGTTACTGGTTACCGCATGCTACCCGGTCGAGCAGTCGGCGCAGGAAGCACGTGATTGCCAGGCGCTGATCGACCATTACCGGCTGGGGGGGCGAGTGACTTTCCTGACCGATTTTCTGCCCGATACCGAAAGCCTGAGCTGGCTTCAGCATGCCGATTTGCTCGTCTATCCGTATCAGCATACCCAGGAATCGTCGAGTGCCGCCGTGCGCACCGGCCTGTCGGTCGGTGTGCCGGTCGCGGTCACGCCGCTGAGTATTTTCGATGATGTGGGCGAGGCAGTGAACCGTCTGCCGGGCACCGGGCCCGAGCAACTGGCGGCAGGCCTGTCGTTGCTGCTGGAGCGGCTGGCCACACCGGTGGCGCGAACGGCCGAGTGCGAGCGCATTGCACGCTGGTGCGCGGTCCGGCAGTGGCCGCAGTTGTCGACCCGGCTGTGCCGGCTGATCGACGGGCTCGCACCGTCATCGCTAGATGCCCACTAATGATGGGCCTGCCATATTCAATGGTGAATGAATTTTTGTGTTGGCGGGAGTGCTCTCCCTCCCTAATCATGCGTACTTTGATGTGTCGGTAAAACCGATAGTGCCTGCATTTTGAGCCATTGCAGCCCGCCAGAAGCGGGTCGTTTTCCTTGAATGGTGCACGCATCCGGAGTTGGTGTTGCAAAAATGATACAGTTAAAGTGCAGCCGAAAAAACGTAAACTTTTGGTCCCGTAAAAAAGTCAATACGAAAATTTGTGACGAATCGGTCGTTTGATGTAAATCAAAAGTCAGTTAATGCAATGAATTTGAAAGAGTTTTTTTTATTCGGAATTGAGGTGATAGATGAATTTTTATTGATGCTGGCTTTGCCGGCAAGAAAGCTGTCATACTCGCCGCAGCAACAACGATGGACAGATTTGTCAGTATGGCAAACCCGTTCGTAGAATTGTCCCCGCAAGTGTCTCTACAACACCGCTTGGTTTCACACCCTTGTCCGGCAGACCTTGTAGAAGGCCTGTCACTGCCGAGCCAGCCACCCGGCGCCGGCCGCCAAGGACGAGAGTGATTGCAACAGGGTGGTCTGCTGCGGAAATCCGGCGGCGACACGATTGCACCGAACTATCTAGATAGGAGCTTCACAATGGCAGCAACTGCTACCCAAATTCATTAACTCTACGTTGCTTACTTCAACCGTGCCGCTGACCCGGCTGGTCTGGCTTACTGGACCAGCACCGGTGCTTCTGCCGAAGCCATCGCCGCTGCTTTCGGTAGCAGCAAGCAAGTCGAAACTGCTGCCAACTTCAAACTGATCAATGACCCGACGCTGGTCAATTCGGTGACCGGCCGCAGCGAGTTCATCGACCAGGTTTACAACAACCTGTTCGGCCACAAGCCGGATGCCGCTGGCAAGGATTACTGGGATGCCCAACTGGCCCAGGGCAAAGTGTCGGTTTCGCAGTTCATCGTTGCCGTGATCAATGGTGCGCAAGGTGACGATGCTGCCATTGTCGCCAACAAGGCTGCCGTGTCGGCTTCCTTTGTCGAGCAAGCCACTGCTGCCGGTATCGTACTGTCGGGCGCAACCTACGCCGATGGCTCCCCGGTGTTCGCCG is a window of Microvirgula aerodenitrificans DSM 15089 DNA encoding:
- a CDS encoding GDP-mannose 4,6-dehydratase, yielding MRLMITGGRGFVAGHVVRQLQAGRSADWLALPSVVDVLDNRALEAEIRRLAPDAVLHLAAQSNVAASFEDPAATFRVNYHGTEALLNALDACGFDGALLFVGSGDMYGLVDPAAFPITEDTPLHPRNPYAVSKVAAEALCFQRAISSRYRIMMARPFNHVGAGQSTGFALPSFASQLAAIARGELAPVLEVGDIDVTRDFTDVADVAEAYLDLLAHGVRGGIYNICSGHEYRVRDLLDRLIAIAGVTVEVRQDPARLRPAEQRRVVASHARLSNATGWQPRTPIEDSLRAIYSSFARFTTDSGGMHSVSR
- a CDS encoding class I SAM-dependent methyltransferase, translated to MLQDNNPEIDLQVLEARLSRDIQTRRRDSLMQATPLAVAPVGKPSLRQRLQRYPLLVRIVRATRRTMQALTLHGLPFRERVRMLPLVGRAARWTFVLLQLPRFRDITLGKLQVHDDLFRQHTEAIRSSQAHLQSLQDANNDMSAALLNMERQQRAWRCTQENRIASLQQQLREAEQLLLRGADECAAPLPRDTVETALLDSYYVAFEDAFRGSREEIKARQTVYLPVLRERAGGQADWSVLDIGCGRGEWLELLTENGIACRGIDLNQRMAEQCRQHGLDVTHGDAISYLNSLPAGSLGAVTGFHLIEHIPFEVLLQLFDAALRALRPDGLVIFETPNPENVIVGSCSFYNDSTHLNPIPPLVLEFLAQHRGYARTEIRRLHPVDAEWHVKDGSSELAQRFNHLMYGPQDYALIAWKRHAD
- a CDS encoding glycosyltransferase family 4 protein, with the protein product MQIDAIHQFSHSCAPGDGVTNGLLFTRKLLRSLGFRSEIYCVTVHDALKHDLRSFRDYPVGEDRQALLVHHSLGHDDAAWIEARTEPKILVYHNITPAEFFPEGSYLHRYCTLGRQQLRDWAPQCIGAIGDSDFNSDELRDSGYGNAVTIPMLVDIDRVLAAPCDVRIEARHADTFNVLFIGRICENKGQLDLLEAFAELLHFIDRPARLMIVGGTTSEDYRARLDARIAELGLGDYIDMPGKVPADALIGYYRAADVFVSMSEHEGFGMPLIEAMLHDVPVVAYNSSNIGNTLGEGGLLLDSKDPRRIGALLNLISSQPALRRRIIAAQRRNLERFRADVVRRQLADYLGSLDIGVPLAPVDMPRNDLLAWQVEGPFDSDYSLAIVNRELARALRDLGENVALFSTEGGGDFAPDAGFLAAHPDIAALSQRSASHPQLDTVLRFCYPPRTNRMRGRVNAFHCYGWEESAFPADHAARFNHDLDLITVLSREVEKILRDNGVSTPIAVVGAGVDHILAAPVASTGVPGRGFRFLHVSSCFPRKGVDVLLRAWGKAFRAGDDVSLIIKTFPNPHNTVASQLERLRAADPDYPDVVLIERDLPQAELNALYRGCDAFVAPGRGEGLGMPMAEAMLFDLPVITTNWGGQTDFCTEETAWLVDYRFAPAQTHLGLSNSVWAEPDLAHLTARLREVRQTSPAGLTRRTAAARLKIERDYTWRGVAERTRAAVAALEAQPLLRPEPKIGWVSTWHSRCGIAIYAERLACRIPADRLVVLANRDAEVESPDAPNVHRCWSAADKSAGSLDALYDTIVAQGLGAVVIQFNFSFFGLPALARLVERLKARAIGVHLFFHSTADVHHGAELKTLTDIAPALATADRLYVHGVDDLNRLKTFGHVRNVVLFPHGVGAAPVPAVRPAVLAGKRVLASYGFLLPHKGIQALIHAFAMLAERQSDLYLLLVTACYPVEQSAQEARDCQALIDHYRLGGRVTFLTDFLPDTESLSWLQHADLLVYPYQHTQESSSAAVRTGLSVGVPVAVTPLSIFDDVGEAVNRLPGTGPEQLAAGLSLLLERLATPVARTAECERIARWCAVRQWPQLSTRLCRLIDGLAPSSLDAH
- the gmd gene encoding GDP-mannose 4,6-dehydratase, with protein sequence MSKRALITGLTGQDGAYLAQLLLNKGYEVYGIIARRSTPTVWRLDELGIREEIRFIEADLADAASLIRAVQQSQPDEIYNLGAQSFVGTSWNQPLVTADIDALGVTRLLEAIRLVKPDARFYQASTSEMFGLIQAERQSETTPFYPRSPYGVAKLYGHWITVNYRESFKLHASSGILFNHESPLRGIEFVTRKVTDAVARIKFGKQKELRLGNIDARRDWGFAGDYVEAMWLMLQQDTPDDYVVATGVTTTVRTMCEIAFRHVGLNPDDHIVIDPAFFRPAEVDVLLGNPDKARAKLGWTPKTSLEQLITMMVEADLRRVGKE
- a CDS encoding ABC transporter permease, coding for MKLIHSLWQFRGFVLGSVKRDIHARYLGTLLGATWIVIQPLMMILVYTLIFSKVMHSRLPGVGGDFAYSIHLCAGLLPWLYFSETLLRCQTIFIDNANLMKKSSFPNICLPVITVLITSFNFAVIFSLFLVFLLLIGHFPGWVILAILPVIVLQTLLALGLGLLCATLNVFFRDVGQLVGAVLQFGFWLTPIIYPISVLPVWTHRWIMLNPLVGVFNFYQTIFVEQRIPPLDGLLSAAIWTSFSLVIGLWVYRRHQREMVDEL
- a CDS encoding ABC transporter ATP-binding protein, giving the protein MNPVIEVNGLSKAYKNYPGKWSRLREWLSPRGQPRHRLSWVLHGLSFSVAAGESVGIVGQNGAGKSTLLKLLTGTSFPTAGQVRVNGQLSALLELGMGFHPDFTGRQNVYMTGQLMGRTSGQIDGALAGIEAFAEIGDYFDRPVRTYSSGMQVRLAFSVATAFRPDILIVDEALAVGDVYFQHKCFGRIRAFREQGTTLLFVSHDPGAVKSLCDRAILLNGGRIVLDDKPDIVLDHYNALIAEREADHHRANARETPLHLRSGNRKAEINGVVLQHGDEERQIFRVGEAAQLRVRYQVHEQLADLTFGILIKDRLGNDIFGTNTWHLGYSEPLGTQPGHEQELVLNIPSLALGVGSYSVTLALHSHATHLQDSYDWWEKCLVFEVVRGSHPEFIGTSPLVIEPHLSPRN